In the genome of Acaryochloris thomasi RCC1774, one region contains:
- a CDS encoding tyrosine-type recombinase/integrase yields the protein MTGSKFIRKQNKHYRSREHLTPDEMDRLIDAAELRGRHPIRDKALFLMMFRHGLRVSEAIQLQWEAVMIPTQQIYVRRLKGSKPSTHPLQEDEIELLVDLRSEYPESRFLFPAERAEHLSPHAVTMLLKRCVDLAEIEIKVHPHMLRHSCGYYLVNKGYDLRKIQDWLGHRNIQHTVRYTELDSKKFDQFLFE from the coding sequence TTGACCGGATCCAAATTCATTCGCAAGCAGAATAAGCACTATCGCTCCAGGGAGCATCTGACACCCGATGAAATGGATCGGCTCATTGATGCTGCAGAGCTACGAGGACGGCACCCGATCCGAGATAAAGCACTATTTTTGATGATGTTCCGGCATGGCCTGAGAGTATCGGAAGCGATCCAATTGCAATGGGAAGCCGTCATGATTCCCACCCAGCAAATCTATGTGAGGCGGCTGAAGGGATCCAAGCCATCGACTCATCCACTGCAGGAGGATGAGATTGAGTTGTTAGTGGATTTGCGATCCGAATATCCAGAGAGTCGGTTTCTATTTCCGGCAGAGAGAGCTGAGCACCTATCGCCCCACGCTGTCACCATGCTGCTGAAGCGCTGTGTAGATTTAGCAGAGATCGAAATCAAGGTGCATCCGCACATGCTGAGACATAGCTGTGGGTACTACCTTGTAAACAAGGGGTATGACCTCAGAAAGATTCAAGACTGGCTGGGGCATCGCAACATTCAGCATACGGTTAGGTACACAGAGCTGGACTCTAAGAAGTTTGACCAATTTTTGTTTGAGTAG